CAAAAGCCGGACGAAGAATCTATTTGAAGTTGGACAGATTCTTCGGTCAATTCGCTCCCTCAGAACGACAAAAATAAGATTAACAAGACTTGTTTTTTATATACCTCTTCTTCTTCTTGGTTGTTATCCCGCAGCCCGCCTGAAACCTCCTCCAGAAGAACTTACTCCGGAAAGAGTCTTAGAAAGGACGATTTCAAACCAGGAACTGATTAACTCCTCAGCTTCTCTAATAAGTTTCAACTTCAAATCTTCACAGGAAAGTTTCTCCGGGGATCTGGAGCTTTTTTTCAGAAAACCGGATAATTTTGCCTTTGCAGTTAAAGCCCTTTTGGGTCCAGACTTTGTCTCCGGTTCGATCAGTGCTGACAGCCTTTTGCTTTTTTTCCCGAGGAGCAAGCAGTATTATAAAGGCAAGAGTATAAATTGCACAAAGGGGGCTAACTCTCAAACTGAATTTGACCTTTTCTGTCTTTTGAAACTCCTTATATCAGAAACGAAGATAAATAAAGAGAAAGCTCATTTCACAGGTATGGATAAAGAGAACTACGTTTACGAGGACAGTATCGAGACCTGGAAAAGAA
This sequence is a window from Candidatus Zixiibacteriota bacterium. Protein-coding genes within it:
- a CDS encoding DUF4292 domain-containing protein is translated as MPERFSSLDVILSPLRGRRIYRFFSHPAKSRTKNLFEVGQILRSIRSLRTTKIRLTRLVFYIPLLLLGCYPAARLKPPPEELTPERVLERTISNQELINSSASLISFNFKSSQESFSGDLELFFRKPDNFAFAVKALLGPDFVSGSISADSLLLFFPRSKQYYKGKSINCTKGANSQTEFDLFCLLKLLISETKINKEKAHFTGMDKENYVYEDSIETWKRSFWVNKEGAFLIKSIWKPISSTGIKTDEDNGFVIAYKNFEKFNQTKIPKAIEIKSLDEKVKLKLRFLERNINISIPDKKF